The Thermococcus henrietii genome segment CTTTGTCACCCGTCTTAGTGGTTATCGGCATGTTACTCACCGGTGTTTTTAACTTTTGGATGTTTATTAGGCTTCCGGAAGGCTTTTTAAGGAGACGGCTGAAGACGAGCGGGTGATGCCATGTCGAATAAGGGCCTCTGGTCGCTGGTGATAGTTCTGCTTCTGCTCGGAGGTCTCGTCGTCCATCCCGTCTTTGCCCAGGACACCCAGTACGAGGTCAAGGTACTTAGACTCTCGCCGAGCGACGATACCTATGTCAAAAACGGCAAATACAGCGAGAACAACTACGGAACTGCCTACAAGCTCTACGTTGGAAACTACAAGGGAAACGTTGAGAGAATCTACATTAAGTTCGACCTCGGGGAGCTGAAATCAATACTGCCACAGGGGGCAGAAATCGTCAGCGCCACCCTTCACATGTACACTTACCACGGCACGAACGAGGAAACGATTCGTGTCGATGCCTATGAGGTTCTGGATGATTCATGGAGCGAGAACTCGCTCACGTGGGAAAACCAGCCCGCCCACGGTAGCCTCCTCGACAGCGTGGCGGTTGGACCCCAGGGTGAGGAGTGGTCCGTTTGGAACGTCACCTCCTTCGTGCGCTCCAAGCTCAGCGGGGACGGAAAGGTCAGCATTGCCCTCATAGCAGAAAACGAAACCGAGATATCGGACTCGGCTGGCTACACCTCAAAGGAGAGTAAGTTCACGAACGACCACCCGTACCTGGAGATAGTTTACAGGGTGCCGGTTGAGAAGAAGGAACCGCTTCCAAAGCCCAAACTGGGAACGAGGGGACTTGGGCTCAGTTTGTACTACTCCAGGGAATACGCGGTGTATAAGTCAACTTTTGAGGACCTCGTAACGACGGTTTCAACCCTGCTGGGAGAGCTCAAGGCCGCAAACGCAACAATTCCCGAGAGCCTCATGGAGGAGATTGAAAGTGTGAACCACACGATTGCGGAAATCCAGAAGGAGTACTCCCTCTATGAGAACTTCTCCATTGAGGCGCACTCCAAAACTCCCCTCCTATACGTCCCTGCGATGATTCACATACGACGCGCCACGGTTCTCTTAAAGTCTACCCTGCCAGAACTCCGCACACTCGCCGCCGAGCTGAAAGACCTCTACAAAAAGGTTAGCGAAAGCCCCAGCACTCCCGTTTCGAACGAGACCGGCCAGACCTCGACGAATCAGACGACGGAGAACGTGACAGCGCCTTCTAACGTCACCTCCAATCAAACGACCGTCAGCAACGCGACAGCGACCCACGTGACCCGTGTTCTCATAGACCTCTCGCACGGCCAGCACTACTTCACCAAATACGGCTTCAAGGGCCTTGTTGAGGACATAAAGAAGCTTGGCTGGAACGTCAGCGTTACCCACTCTCCGCTCACCTACGATGAGCTGAAGAAGTACGACGTGGTTATACTCGCCAATCCCGGAACGAAGTTGAGCAACGAGGAGATAAGCGCCCTCAGAAAGTACGTTGAGGAAGGAGGGGCCCTTTTCGTGGCCGGCGACTGGTACAAGTACCTCAACCCGACCCTCAACGAGCTCCTCGAGGGTACTGGCGTTCAGTTTGAGAAGACCGAGCTCATGGACGACGAAAAGAACAGTGGAAGGCCCTACTATCCGTTCGTTGGAATCTACAACAGGGATTGCCCTGTAACCAAGTTCATTCCCGAGGACTGGAGGATGTACTACAACGGTGACACCCTCAACGTTACCGGCGATGCCGTATGGATAATCCGGGGCTACAAGAGCTCCTACACGGTTGACGCCACCAAGAACACAGTTCACGAGAGGGGAAGCGAGCCGGTCGTTGCGGCGGCAGTAACCTTCGGAAAAGGTAAGATAGTAGTTTACGGCTCGAGCAAGGCCCTGAGTGATGCATACTATGGCAAGTACATCAAGAGCAACTGGCCGTTCATCAAGGGCGCTCTCCTCTGGCTCGTCGGGGAGGAGAGCTGATTTCCTTCCTTTTCTTAAATTTCCCTCGGCGGGACGAGAATTCCAAGTTCGGTTATTATGCCCCTGATGTATTTCCAGGGCGTGATGTCGAAGAGGAAGTTTCTCACGCGGTAGCCCTGCCTCGCGTAGGGCCTCTCGAGGATTTCGACCTCGTCGCTCTTGAGTTCTGGGTGGAGCTTGAAGCTCTCGGTTGCGACGTAGAAGGGAACGCCGTTCTCGTGGCACGCCAGGGCGAGGAGGTAGGTACCGGCTTTGTTCACAACCGCCCCGTCGCGCGTCACGTTGTCCGCTCCCACAAGGGCTATCGTGGCGTTCCTCGCGAAGAGGCCGAGCTGAGAATCCGTTATGACCTCGAAGCGGATTCCTTCCCGTTCGAGGGCGCTCGCCAGCGCTATTCCCTCGTAGTCCGGGGCGCTCTCGGTGAGGATTACCTTGAAGTTCACCCCCTTGGCCTTTGCCGTCCGGAGTATCTCGAAGACCGCCGACGAGAAGGAGTGCGTTATAACCGTGTCGCCGTCCTCTATCAGCTCGCTACCGATGTTGCCGATTGTCTTCTTTGCCTCGTCAATCAGACGGAGGAACTCTTCCGCCCGGGACTTGACGAGAAGGGGGTTGTCTGTTACCGGAATGAAGCGCGAGAGGTTGTAGAGCGAAGCCATCGTTGGGTTTATCCTTGGAAGCTCGTGTCTGAGCTCGATGAGGGCCTTCCTCAGCTCGTCGCCCTCAAGAAGGTCTGCCAGAATCAGGTAAGCTTCCGCTCCCCGTCTGGCCATCCAGCTCGCACCGCGTATCCTCTCGGCGCGGAGTTCTTCAAGAACGGATTTGACCTCTGGCGGAAGCATTTTGGACCCTCACGGCACGGTTCTGTCGGGATGAACAACCATGCCGCTCTCCGTTATCTCGTAGGGCCTTATGACGTTGTCGAAGCCGCTTCCGCGGAACTTGGTGATTTTGATGGCCCTCATCAGCTTTCCATCGCGCTCGAGGAGCTTCATCTCGATGACACCGCTCACAAGGTACTCCTCGATGTCGGTCCTTTCGAGCTCTGAGGTTATAAGGACCGTCGCCTTAAGACGCATCATGCTCTTGACGAATGTCAGAAACGCCCTGCGGTAGTCAATCTCGTCTTTTGTGGCGAGCTTCAACATCGTTATCGGGTCAACTACCACCCTCGAGTAGCGCCTGACCCTGAACTGCTCCTTTATTGATTCGGTGAGCTTGTTGAGGTTCTTGGCGAAGGTCTCAAAGAAGTCTTCAACCAGAACGTAGTGCTCGGTTGTTGGGGTTGCGTCTATGAGGGTGAAATCCTCGTGGTAGACGTCGAAGCCCATTCTCCCAAAGTCCTCCCTTATGTTCTCCGCCGGCTCTTCGAGGGTTATGTAGAGCACACTCTCCCCGTTCGCCACTCCTGCCATCGCAAAGTGCATTGCTAAGGTCGTCTTTCCGGTTCCGGGTGAACCTTTAACGAGGTAGACCCTTCCTGGAATCAGCCCACCGTGAAGCATCACGTCAAGCCCAGGAACGCCCGTTGAAATTCTCCCCGCAACCATAGTCTCTCAGCCATAATTTTTAACGGCGTTCCCAATATAAGCTTATCTCTTTCCGTGGAGGCCGAATACCTTTCGGAAGAACTTTGAAAAAAGGAAGGGGCGAGAAAGGGAGGACTAACCCACGTGGAAATCATGAGAGAGCCTTGAGCACAAAGGCGAGCAAATCCGTTAGTTCTTTCGCCCTCGTCTCGGGTGAAGCGCCCATGTGTCCGCTCTTGGTCTCAACGCGGAGGTAAACCGGCGCTCCAAGCTCCTTCAGCCTCAAGAAGAATTTGATAGCGTGGGCGGGATGCACGCGGTCGTCGTGGAGGCCGGTGTAGATGAGCGTCGGCGGGTATTCTGCCGGCCTGACGTTGTGGTATGGAGAGTACTTCAGCAGGAACTCCCTGTCCTTCTGGTCATCGGGGTTGCCGTACTCCGGAACCCAGACGCTGCCGATGTAGAGCTTGTGAAAGCGCATCATGTCTATGACGGGGTAGCCTATCAGTGCCGAGTCCATTACGTCCGGCCTCTGGACGAGGGTTGCCGAGACTAAGAGGCCGCCGTTGCTCCTCCCCCACGCCGCTACCCTATACCCTTCCTTCTTCAGCTTCTCAAGGACGGCTATGAAGTCGTCGAAGACGTTCTGCTTGTTCTCCCTCATTCCTGCCCTGTGCCACTCCTCACCGTACTCGCTTCCGCCGCGCAGGTTGGCCATTCCGAAGGTTCCCCCGCGCTTTATGAAGGGAATTGCCTGCGGGAAGAACCTCGGCGTCAGTGAGATGTTGAAGCCCCCGTATCCGAAGACCCAGGCTTTCTTCTCATCTTTCTCGCCCTTAACGAGGAAGTAGTGAACCCTCGTCCCGTCCTTCGAGACCGCGAAGTCCTCCTCGACCCTGAAGCTCCCCTCGATTTCTTGCCCCTCGACGAGCTTGAGCTCTCCGTCGAACTCGTAGAGCCTGTAGGGAACCGTGAAGCTCTCGTAGCGGAGTAAAGCTCTCTTTCCATCGGTATCGAGCGGGTAGACGCTCCCAGGGAGGTCAAAGGTTATCTCGTCGAGCTTTTCTCCGTCGAGCGAGTAAACCTCAAGCCTGTGACTTGCGTGCACGAGCCTGCCCGCAAGGATTTTGTTCCCGACCAGAACGGCCCACTCAAGAGGGAACTCACCCTCAGGGATTACCTCCTCGACTTCTCCGTCCCTGACCGCGATGAGCTTTCCTAATCCTTTTCCCTCCCTCGTCAGGAGGTAGAGCTTTCCATTGATTACGTCAACCGGCTCGACCGGAACCTCAGCGGAGTAAACCTTCTCCCACTTCCCTGGCTCGTCTATAGGACCGACGTAGATTTCCGCACTGTTCCAGCCGAAGGTTACCGTGACCATCGCCCACTTTCCGTCGGTGCTCTTCCTCAGCGAGATGAAGTAGCCGGAGCCGAGGCCCTCTCCAAAGACGAGTTTTTCTCCGCTCGCATCCTTCCGGAAGAACCTCTCAGCCGGAGCCTTGATTCCGTCAGGCGTTTCCCCGTGCCTGTAGAAGCGGGCGAAGTAGTAGCCGTCATCGAGGAAGGTGATGTTCCACACCGACGGCCTGAACTCCTCGATTAGCTCGCCGGTCTCGAGGTCGATGATTCTCGTTATCCCCTCGTCGGCACCGCCTATCGAGAAGCTGTAGGCCAGAAATCTGCCTTTTCTGTCCGCAGTGAAGCCCTGAAGGAGAACCTCGTCGTTGAGCTCCGTTTCAAGCTCCTTCGAGTCAACTATGACTTCTCCACCGAGCCACCTGATGATTTGCCGGTTCCTCTCGCGGTACATCGATATAACGCCTTTCTCCGTCAGCTTCGCAGAAACAAGAGTTGGAATCGAGTAGTACTCCCAGACCTCGGGGAAGAGCTCGTCGCTCAGCTCTCCTACGAACTCTCTGAAGCGTCTGTTCTCCTCCTCGACGAGCTTCAGAACGCGCTCGTCCTTCAGGTTCTCGGCCCATATGTAGGGGTCTTCCATGAAAATCACCGTCTTAACGTTCGGCCCAGGCCATAAAAATCTTTCGTTGTTCCGAGTAAGGAACAAAAAATTTAAAATTTTGGAACAAATGTTCAACCATGAGCAGTGAAGATAAGAGGTTCATGCGCCTGGCGCTCGAACTGGCGAAGCGCGGTGAGGGCTGGGTCAATCCAAACCCGATGGTAGGAGCGGTTATCGTCAAGGACGGGGAGATAATAGGCGTCGGCTGGCACCGGCACTTCGGCGAGAAGCACGCGGAGGTTAACGCCATAGAGGACGCGAAGGGCAAGGGGCACGACGTGAGGGGCGTAACTATGTACGTGACGCTCGAGCCCTGCTCCCACTGGGGGAAGCAGCCGCCATGCGCCGACAGGATAATCAGGGAGGGCTTCAAGCGCGTCGTCGTCGCGATGGTCGATCCCAATCCCCTCGTCTCGGGAAGGGGAATCGAGAGGATGAGAAAGGCTGGAATAGAGGTAGAAGTCGGTCTGCTTGAAGACGAAACCCGGAAGCTCAACGAGATTTTCATCAAGTACGTGACGAAGAAAATGCCATTCGTCTCAATCAAGCTCGCCATGACGCTGGACGGCTTCATCGCGACGGAGACCGGCTCCTCCCAGTGGATTACCGGCGAGAGGGCGAGGCTTAAAGTTCAGGAGCTCAGGAGAAGGCACATGGCGATAATGGTCGGCTCTGGAACGGTTTTGGCCGATAACCCGAGGCTCAACTGCAGGCTGGAGAACTGCCCCGAGAAGGTCAAGGTAGTCCTCGACCGCTCCGGCAGGGTTGCAGGGGCGATAAAGTCCGGGAGGAAGTTCCGGCTTTTTGAGGACGGCAGGGTCATCTTCTTCACCGAGAGGCCGGAGCTCTTCGGGGGAATAGCGGAAGCCTACCCTATAACCGAGCCCGGGGAAATCCTCAGGAAGCTCGGTGAACTCGGCATCGACAGCGTCCTGATTGAGGGTGGAAGGATAGCCTGCCAGTTTTTAAGCTACGCGGACAAGTTCTACCTCTTCTACGGGCCGAAGCTCTTCGGAAGGGGAATCAAGCCCTTCGAGTGCCTGAACGTTAGGGACGCGAACGAGGCGCCATTGCTGAGGGTTGACTCAATCGAGAGGCTCGGCGAGAGCTTTCTCGTAACGGCTTACCCAGGTGGTGGAGATGTTCAGCGGAATCGTTGAGGGAACTGGAAGGGCCCGCTACTCGGCGGGAAAGCTTTACGTTGAGCTTCCATTCGAGGTCAAACCGGGCGACAGCGTAGCGGTGAACGGGGCATGCCTGACCGTCGTAGAGTTCGATGGAAAGAGAGCGGTCTTCGACGTCGGCGAGGAGACCCTGAGGAGGACCAACCTGCGCGAGGCAAAGCTGGTGAACCTCGAGAGGGCCTTGAAGCTTGGGGACAGGCTCGACGGCCACATAGTTACGGGCCACGTGGACGGGACGGTTCGCTTCATCACCGCGCGGAGGAGCGGAAACACGACCTGGATGGCCTTCGAGATGCCCCGCGAGAGGTGGGGAGTTGCTGAGAAGGGCTCGATAGCGCTCAACGGCGTTTCTCTAACCGTCGCGAGGGTCGAGGCGAACCGCTTCTGGGTTCAGGTCGTTCCTTATACGCTTGAAGTGACGAACCTCGGCTCCCTGAGGCCCGGAGACAGGGTGAACTACGAGATTGACGTTCTGGCGAGGTACGTAAAGCGCATCTTGACGGTTGGTTTCATATCCGGCTGATTTTTTACTTTTTGCTTTTAACTTTGTGTTTACGAAATTCTTTTAAATTTGAATTATTAATCCAAATTGAAACCCTTCGGAGGTGGTATCTTTGGACCGCCGATGGGTTGGAGTTCTGGTGCTCCTTTTAGTGTTAGCCCTCCCAGGTGCCGCCGCATCCTCCTTCCCCTGGTCAGGGTTCCCCGTCCCGGGAGCGAGCGTCGGAGCGTATCCAATCCGCCTCGACGGCGTTGAGCAGAACGGAAACTTAGCAGTCGTCACGTGGGATGTCCCGCCGAACTGTTTGAGTGGCTACGGAACCGTCCTCGTAAGCAGGGACGGGAGCAGCGTCAGTGAGCGCGTGAGCCTCGGGCGCTTAAAACCCTGGGGCAAGAAGGTGGCCGTCTTCTTCAACGTTAGAGAGCCGATTTACGTCAAGCTCCTCATCACCGCGGGAAACGGCGTTTTCATGAGTTCATGGGTAAGGCTTGAGCCCTCTTATGGGCCATACACCGTCCCGGCGGCTTACGGAACCATCAGCAGGGAAGTGAGACCGCAGTTCATTCCCGCTTTGATTGGGGCGATAGTCATCGTGGGAACCACCGTGTGGAACCTGTACGATATGTACAAGGCGTGCACTAAGTACGGCGTCGATTCCGTGGAGTGCAGGCTTCAGGGTGCGTTCGTTGTGGTGGGCCTCGCTCTCTCTGGCGAGGAGGACGGGTTTAAGATTGTCTCGAAGCTCGGCGAGAAGTTCGGAGTGTCCGAGAAAATTTACAGCGTTCTCAAGCGGGTGGGGGTAGTAGATGACGAGGACAACGTTCTTAGGAGGTTCTTCGGAATCTTCGATGACGTAGTCAAACACGGCGATGACGCCGCGGAAGCCCTCGACGACCTCGCTGAGGCAGGCGT includes the following:
- a CDS encoding DUF4350 domain-containing protein, yielding MSNKGLWSLVIVLLLLGGLVVHPVFAQDTQYEVKVLRLSPSDDTYVKNGKYSENNYGTAYKLYVGNYKGNVERIYIKFDLGELKSILPQGAEIVSATLHMYTYHGTNEETIRVDAYEVLDDSWSENSLTWENQPAHGSLLDSVAVGPQGEEWSVWNVTSFVRSKLSGDGKVSIALIAENETEISDSAGYTSKESKFTNDHPYLEIVYRVPVEKKEPLPKPKLGTRGLGLSLYYSREYAVYKSTFEDLVTTVSTLLGELKAANATIPESLMEEIESVNHTIAEIQKEYSLYENFSIEAHSKTPLLYVPAMIHIRRATVLLKSTLPELRTLAAELKDLYKKVSESPSTPVSNETGQTSTNQTTENVTAPSNVTSNQTTVSNATATHVTRVLIDLSHGQHYFTKYGFKGLVEDIKKLGWNVSVTHSPLTYDELKKYDVVILANPGTKLSNEEISALRKYVEEGGALFVAGDWYKYLNPTLNELLEGTGVQFEKTELMDDEKNSGRPYYPFVGIYNRDCPVTKFIPEDWRMYYNGDTLNVTGDAVWIIRGYKSSYTVDATKNTVHERGSEPVVAAAVTFGKGKIVVYGSSKALSDAYYGKYIKSNWPFIKGALLWLVGEES
- the ribD gene encoding bifunctional diaminohydroxyphosphoribosylaminopyrimidine deaminase/5-amino-6-(5-phosphoribosylamino)uracil reductase RibD — protein: MSSEDKRFMRLALELAKRGEGWVNPNPMVGAVIVKDGEIIGVGWHRHFGEKHAEVNAIEDAKGKGHDVRGVTMYVTLEPCSHWGKQPPCADRIIREGFKRVVVAMVDPNPLVSGRGIERMRKAGIEVEVGLLEDETRKLNEIFIKYVTKKMPFVSIKLAMTLDGFIATETGSSQWITGERARLKVQELRRRHMAIMVGSGTVLADNPRLNCRLENCPEKVKVVLDRSGRVAGAIKSGRKFRLFEDGRVIFFTERPELFGGIAEAYPITEPGEILRKLGELGIDSVLIEGGRIACQFLSYADKFYLFYGPKLFGRGIKPFECLNVRDANEAPLLRVDSIERLGESFLVTAYPGGGDVQRNR
- a CDS encoding RAD55 family ATPase, translated to MVAGRISTGVPGLDVMLHGGLIPGRVYLVKGSPGTGKTTLAMHFAMAGVANGESVLYITLEEPAENIREDFGRMGFDVYHEDFTLIDATPTTEHYVLVEDFFETFAKNLNKLTESIKEQFRVRRYSRVVVDPITMLKLATKDEIDYRRAFLTFVKSMMRLKATVLITSELERTDIEEYLVSGVIEMKLLERDGKLMRAIKITKFRGSGFDNVIRPYEITESGMVVHPDRTVP
- a CDS encoding prolyl oligopeptidase family serine peptidase codes for the protein MEDPYIWAENLKDERVLKLVEEENRRFREFVGELSDELFPEVWEYYSIPTLVSAKLTEKGVISMYRERNRQIIRWLGGEVIVDSKELETELNDEVLLQGFTADRKGRFLAYSFSIGGADEGITRIIDLETGELIEEFRPSVWNITFLDDGYYFARFYRHGETPDGIKAPAERFFRKDASGEKLVFGEGLGSGYFISLRKSTDGKWAMVTVTFGWNSAEIYVGPIDEPGKWEKVYSAEVPVEPVDVINGKLYLLTREGKGLGKLIAVRDGEVEEVIPEGEFPLEWAVLVGNKILAGRLVHASHRLEVYSLDGEKLDEITFDLPGSVYPLDTDGKRALLRYESFTVPYRLYEFDGELKLVEGQEIEGSFRVEEDFAVSKDGTRVHYFLVKGEKDEKKAWVFGYGGFNISLTPRFFPQAIPFIKRGGTFGMANLRGGSEYGEEWHRAGMRENKQNVFDDFIAVLEKLKKEGYRVAAWGRSNGGLLVSATLVQRPDVMDSALIGYPVIDMMRFHKLYIGSVWVPEYGNPDDQKDREFLLKYSPYHNVRPAEYPPTLIYTGLHDDRVHPAHAIKFFLRLKELGAPVYLRVETKSGHMGASPETRAKELTDLLAFVLKALS
- a CDS encoding translation initiation factor eIF-2B alpha/beta/delta subunit family protein (eIF-2BA; catalyzes the binding of GTP to IF2) — translated: MLPPEVKSVLEELRAERIRGASWMARRGAEAYLILADLLEGDELRKALIELRHELPRINPTMASLYNLSRFIPVTDNPLLVKSRAEEFLRLIDEAKKTIGNIGSELIEDGDTVITHSFSSAVFEILRTAKAKGVNFKVILTESAPDYEGIALASALEREGIRFEVITDSQLGLFARNATIALVGADNVTRDGAVVNKAGTYLLALACHENGVPFYVATESFKLHPELKSDEVEILERPYARQGYRVRNFLFDITPWKYIRGIITELGILVPPREI
- a CDS encoding riboflavin synthase encodes the protein MFSGIVEGTGRARYSAGKLYVELPFEVKPGDSVAVNGACLTVVEFDGKRAVFDVGEETLRRTNLREAKLVNLERALKLGDRLDGHIVTGHVDGTVRFITARRSGNTTWMAFEMPRERWGVAEKGSIALNGVSLTVARVEANRFWVQVVPYTLEVTNLGSLRPGDRVNYEIDVLARYVKRILTVGFISG